The following proteins are co-located in the Castanea sativa cultivar Marrone di Chiusa Pesio chromosome 8, ASM4071231v1 genome:
- the LOC142606827 gene encoding 3-ketoacyl-CoA synthase 12-like, protein MELLILLYALPIFYFLFMLWKGVDARRDQECYILDYQLYKPTDDRMLDTEFCGDVIKRTKNLGLVEYKFLLKAIVSSGIGEQTYAPRIIFDGREDNPTILDGITEMEEFFYDCVVKLLARKSISPSEIDVLVVNVSMLSSVPSLAARIINHYKMRDDIKVYNLSGMGCSASLISVDIVRNIFKSNKNLYALVVTSECLSPNWYSGNDRSMILANCLFRSGGCAILLTNKRALKHKAMLKLNCLVRTHHGARDESYGCCMQKEDEQDRLGFHLGKNLPKSATRAFVDNLREISPKILPMSELLRFLIVSLVRKMSQTSSKVGGGTKPVINFKTGVDHFCIHTGGKAVIDGIGLSLELSEYDLEPARMTLHRFGNTSASSLWYVLGYMEAKKRLKRGDRVLMISFGAGFKCNSCVWEVMKDLGDANVWKDCIEGYPPVSLANPFMEKYGWINQEDPSTFKLPE, encoded by the coding sequence atggagCTTCTCATTTTACTCTATGCTCTCCCTATCTTCTATTTCTTGTTCATGTTATGGAAGGGGGTTGATGCCAGAAGAGACCAAGAATGTTACATTCTAGACTACCAATTGTATAAGCCCACCGATGACAGAATGCTAGACACTGAGTTCTGTGGGGATGTCATCAAGAGGACCAAGAATCTTGGTCTAGTTGAGTACAAGTTCCTCCTAAAAGCCATTGTGAGCTCAGGCATTGGTGAGCAAACCTATGCACCAAGAATCATATTTGATGGCAGGGAAGACAATCCCACAATTCTTGATGGGATTACAGAGATGGAAGAGTTTTTTTATGACTGTGTTGTAAAGCTCTTAGCCAGGAAATCCATTTCTCCCTCAGAAATTGATGTGCTTGTGGTTAACGTGTCCATGCTCTCCTCAGTTCCTTCTTTAGCAGCTAGGATTATCAACCATTACAAAATGAGAGATGACATCAAAGTTTATAATCTCAGTGGGATGGGTTGTAGTGCTAGCCTTATCTCAGTTGACATAGTCAGAAACATCTTCAAGTCCAACAAGAACTTGTATGCTCTTGTTGTCACTTCCGAGTGTTTGAGTCCAAATTGGTATTCAGGTAACGATAGATCAATGATCCTTGCAAATTGTTTGTTTCGGTCTGGTGGGTGTGCAATCCTTTTGACTAACAAAAGGGCCTTGAAACACAAAGCCATGTTGAAATTAAATTGTCTTGTTAGGACTCACCATGGGGCTAGAGATGAGTCATATGGTTGTTGCATGCAAAAAGAAGATGAGCAAGATAGGTTAGGTTTTCACCTAGGCAAGAATCTCCCTAAATCTGCAACAAGGGCTTTTGTTGATAATCTAAGAGAGATATCACCTAAGATTTTACCAATGAGTGAATTGCTTAGGTTTTTGATTGTGTCCCTTGTCCGAAAAATGAGTCAAACCTCTAGTAAAGTTGGTGGGGGAACAAAACCTGTAATCAACTTTAAGACAGGTGTTGATCATTTTTGTATCCACACTGGTGGAAAGGCTGTCATAGATGGCATTGGATTGAGCTTGGAGCTTAGTGAATATGATCTAGAACCAGCAAGGATGACGCTGCACCGTTTTGGCAACACATCAGCCAGTAGCCTTTGGTATGTGTTGGGGTACATGGAAGCAAAGAAAAGGCTCAAAAGGGGTGATAGAGTATTGATGATAAGCTTTGGTGCTGGCTTTAAATGCAACAGCTGTGTGTGGGAGGTGATGAAGGATTTAGGTGATGCAAATGTGTGGAAGGACTGCATTGAAGGGTACCCTCCAGTCTCTTTGGCCAACCCTTTCATGGAGAAGTATGGTTGGATCAACCAAGAGGATCCAAGCACCTTCAAACTCCCAGAGTAA